Genomic window (Rathayibacter sp. VKM Ac-2760):
CCGGTCGTCGACGACGGAGCGGTCGCCGGTCGCGGCGACCGCGTCGGCGGCGAGGCGCAGCACCCAGCCGCCGCAGCCGGTCCAGAACAGGTGCGGGTAGCTCGCCGCGAAGTGGTCCGCGCGGCCGTGCGTCGACATCCGCGACGGCAGCAGCATCCCCTCGGCGCCGTAGACCAGGCGCGCGTTCTCGCGGTAGTCGTCGAGGTGCGGCAGCACCAGCTCCAGGATCGACAGCGCCAGCTCGGGCGTGCCGGTCGGGATCATCCCGGTCATCGCGCCGTTCTGCACGTTGCCGTTGAGCGTGTAGTCGGCCGACCAGGCCGGCCGCCAGGTCCCCTGCCAGACGCCCTGCAGTGTCGGCGGCAGCTCGCCGGTCGAGGCGACGATGTTCGCCCGGCCGCTGAGGTAGGCCAGCTCCACGACGCGGCGGCGTGCGCCCGCGTCGCCGGCGCGGGCCTCGTCCCAGAGCTCCTCGGTGAGGGCCGCGGAGGAGGAGCCGTCCAGATCGAGCGCGGAGGCGCCGACGAGCCGGCCGTGGCCGTCGCGCTGGGCCGCGCGCAGGTCGGTCCACGACAGGTCGTCCGCCACGGGCTCCTCGTCCGAGAGCGAGAGGTCGAGGCGGAGGAGCCGCGCCGCGCCGGCCGAGACGGACCGGGTGACGGCTCCGTCCACTTCCCACGGCGCCCCGGTGTCGGCGGTGACGACCGCGCGGACCCGCTCGCCCCCGGTCTCCGCGCTGCCGGTCCCGGCGAGGGCGATGAGCCGCCCCGACGCCCCGCCCTCGACGCTCGCCTCGACGACCGCCGACGCGTCCGGAACCCCCGTGTCGAACGAGGTGGCGTCGCCCGCGCCCAGCCCGAGCTCGATCGTGCTCTCCCCGTCGCGGTCCGACTCCACGCACAGCCGCACGCTCTCGCCGCCGTGCGGGGCGAGCAGGCGCACCGCGTGCCGCCCGCCGTCGAGGTCGGTCCACTCGACCGCGACCTCGCCGAGCAGCGGATCGATCAGCCGGCGGCTCGAGGCGACTCCGCCGGCCGTGCGGATCGAGAGGGTCGCGCAGAGGCCGAGCGGATCGGTCCAGATCAGCCCGCCGTCGTAGCCGCTGGAGCGCGCGCCGCGGGTCAGCGCCTCGCTCGCCGCGTCCGCGTCGCCGGCGAGCAGCGCACTGCGCAGCTCGTCGCGGACCCCCGCGAGATCGGGCGCGGCGGGTCGCGCGTTGACGGGCAGGAAGTACCGCTCGTGCGCCAGAGACACGGTCAGCGCGTCGGCCGGCCCGTGGACGACGGCGCCGACGCGGCCGCTGCCGACGATCAGCCCCTCCTCCCAGGTCGGAGCGGCGGTGGCGGTGACGAGGAGGTCGGTGCGCGACGATGCGCTGTCGATCGAGGAGATGATCGGTTCCTTTCGGGCTCCTGGGAGCGCCTGATATGTTGCCTGGAACTTCAAATTACCTCTCCCGGTGCGACGGCGCACGGGAGTCGAGAGTAAGGACTCCGCGATGACGCGACCGATCACCCTCTTCACCGGCCAGTGGGCAGACCTCCCGTTCGAGGAGGTGGCCCGTCTCGCTGGCGAGTGGGGCTACGACGGCCTCGAGATCGCCTGCTGGGGCGACCACATCGACGTGGCGCGCTGGGACGACGCGGAGTACGTGCAGAGCCGGAAGGACATCCTGGCGAAGAACGGCCTGCAGGTCTTCGCGATCTCGAACCACCTCACCGGCCAGGCGGTCTGCGACGACCCGATCGATGCGCGCCACCGCGACATCCTCAGCGACCGCGTCTGGGGCGACGGCGACCCCGAGGGCGTCCGCCGGCGCGCCGCGCAGGACCTCAAGGACACCGCCCGCTTCGCCGCCGCGCTCGGCGTGAAGCAGGTCAACGGCTTCTCCGGCTCGTCGAT
Coding sequences:
- a CDS encoding glycoside hydrolase family 95-like protein, translated to MKFQATYQALPGARKEPIISSIDSASSRTDLLVTATAAPTWEEGLIVGSGRVGAVVHGPADALTVSLAHERYFLPVNARPAAPDLAGVRDELRSALLAGDADAASEALTRGARSSGYDGGLIWTDPLGLCATLSIRTAGGVASSRRLIDPLLGEVAVEWTDLDGGRHAVRLLAPHGGESVRLCVESDRDGESTIELGLGAGDATSFDTGVPDASAVVEASVEGGASGRLIALAGTGSAETGGERVRAVVTADTGAPWEVDGAVTRSVSAGAARLLRLDLSLSDEEPVADDLSWTDLRAAQRDGHGRLVGASALDLDGSSSAALTEELWDEARAGDAGARRRVVELAYLSGRANIVASTGELPPTLQGVWQGTWRPAWSADYTLNGNVQNGAMTGMIPTGTPELALSILELVLPHLDDYRENARLVYGAEGMLLPSRMSTHGRADHFAASYPHLFWTGCGGWVLRLAADAVAATGDRSVVDDRLWELAEGVLRFAETGTTVVDGVRRIVPSYSPENTPGGARSPLAVDATIDVAVLRDAARATALLGRARGDDSLDERWARVVAELPEYRVAEDGTLAEWIDPRFAEEIAHRHASQLYPLWYAGDAAFEGDGASAVRLRAAAAATVAAKIAWRAEAPTAPPGRMEMAFGLVQVGVAAAALGDAEAALTCAEWLAVEHWSPTLTTRHDAGRIFNLDASGGLPGLVAAMLLGSADDALTVLPALPAAWARGSVTGLRARGGLVVDRLEWEPGQASLWVRRLPGAEWLAPARGTRLRTLRDAVLRIDGHEVSGGLPIGAVPVRVDVEWRG